The sequence below is a genomic window from bacterium.
ACGACGTGCGCCGCCAGGCGGTGGAGTTCCTCTTCAGCGGCGGCACCGAGATCGTCGCGCCCTGATCCGCGGGAGGCTCACGGCGGCCGACGAGCGGCTGGCGCCGCGATGCGACCCGCCCGACTCGTGTCCGTGACGCGAACTTGCTAGGCCGACACGGGCGCGAGGATCCCGTGGGCCTGGGAGAGATATGGATCTGCTGCACATCCTGCCGTTCGCGGCGATGCTGGTGGGCATCGCCCTCATGCCGATGCTCATCCCCCACCTCTGGGAGCACCCGCTGGCCCCGGCGATCCTGTCGGCGGCGTGCGCGATCCCGGCGATCGCCGACGCCGCGGTCTCCGGCCACCTCGCCGAGGTCGCCGAAGGGCTCGAGGAATACATCGCCTTCATCGCGCTGATCTCGGCGCTCTACGTCACCGCCGGCGGCATCCACATCTCCGGCAACCCGCGCGGCACGCCGCTGGTGAACGTGGCGTTCCTCGCCATCGGCGCCGTCGCCGCGAGCCTGATTGGCACCACCGGCGCCTCGATGCTGCTCATCCGGCCGCTGCTCGACGCCAACCGCGAGCGCAAGCACAAGACGCACATCGTCATCTTCTTCATCCTGGTGGTGTCGAACACCGGCGGCCTGCTCACCCCCCTCGGTGATCCGCCGCTCTACCTCGGCTACCTGAACGGGGTGCCCTTCTTCTTCACGCTGCGGCTGTTTCCCGCCTGGCTGATCGCACAGGGGCTCTTGCTGACGATCTTCTTCCTCTGGGACAGCCGCACGATCCAGCGCGAGTCGGCCGCCGACCTGCTGCGCGACCAGATCGAGCGCAGCGACCTCAAGATGGACGGCGCGGTCAACATCGGACTGGCGCTCGCCATCGTCGTCATCTCGGCGGCGGGCACGCCCTCGCCGTGGCGGGAGCTGCTGTTCGCGGCGGTCATCGCGACCTCGCTGTTCGTCACCCCGACCCGCGTGCGCGAGGCCAACACGTTCCACTACGGCCCGCTGCGCGAGGTCGCGCTGCTCTTCCTCGGCATCTTCATCACCATGGTGCCGGCGCTGGAGGCGCTGCGGCATCACGCGCCGCACCTGCCGGTGGGGTCGCCGACCGGGCTCTTCCTGCTCACCGGCGTGTTGTCGAGCGTCCTCGACAACGCGCCGACCTACCTGATCTTCGCCAATCTCGCGGCCGAGCGTTCCGGCGCCGGCGGCGATCTGGGCGTCCTCGCGGCGCACGCCCCGGCGCTGCTCGCCGCGGTCAGCGTCGGCGCGGTGTTCATGGGCGCCAACACCTACATCGGCAACGGGCCCAACCTGCTGGTCAAAGCCGTGGCCGAGTCGGCGGGCGAGGCGCGCGTCGCGATGCCGAATTTCCTCGCCTATGCCGGCTACGCGATCGCGATCCTCGCCCCGGTCTACGTGGCGGTGATGCTCTTCATCCTCTGACGCCGGGCGGCGCGTCAGATCGTCGCGAACGGCCCGCGCACTTCGTAGGTGATGCCCTGGGTGATGAGTCCGCCCGGGCCGCGTTGCGAGCTGAAGTAGAGGCGGGTGCCGGAGGGGTCGAACGCCGGGCCGGTGATCTCCGAGTCGATGTGACCGACGACCTGGGCGATCGGATACACCGGTCCGCCGGGCACGATCGCGACCACCTGCATGTCGCCGCCATCCTCGGCTACCAGCACCGAGCCGCCGGGCGAGATGGCGACGTTGTCGACGCCAGTGAGCACCGGGTCTTCGTAACGGTCGTCGTCGTAGAGGACGCCGATCGCCTGTCGGGCGAGGTCCAGCGCCCAGACCCGATTGTCGTACTTGGTGGTGAAGTAGGCGACGTCGTCGTGGATGGCGATGCCCTCGGACCCTGGGAAGGCCGTGCTGGTCGACACCTGTTGCGAGGTCGAGGCCGCGATGGCGCCCGGATCGGGCACCGGACGCCAGCTCACCGGCCCGCTGACCAGACTGCCGCCGTCAGGCACCTCGGCGACCTCGAGCAGTCCGTCGGCCAGATCGTAGGCGCCCGAGTGGAACACCTGATGCGGCGTGAAGCGGTAGAAGCGGCCGTCGGGAGCGTCCTCGGTCAGGTAGAGCTGGCGCCGGACCGGATCCACCGCCACCGCCTCGTGGGCGAAGACGCCGAGCGCCGGTCGCACGATGCCGGGCCGCTTGCCGAAGGGGTCGCACTCCCACACCCGCCCGAGCGGGAACTCCTCGCACGACAACCAGGTGCGCCACGGGGTCGCGCCGCCGGCGCAGTTGAGCGAGGTGCCGTGCAGGATCGGGTAGGCGTCGACCACGGTGCCGGCGGCGTCGAAGCGCAGCGCGCCGGCGCCCCCCTGGCCGAAGTTCAGCTCGCTGTTGGAGACGTACACCCAGCCGCCGCGTGGTGCGGCGAAAACGGCGCCGCCGTCCGGCGAGGCGTGCCACCGATAGCGGCCGCCCCGCACCGGCGGCTCGCCGGCGCGCGCCACGATGCGCGAGGTGAATCCGGGAAGGAGACGGAGCCCGTTGGCATCCGGCGGCTGCAGCGCCGGCGGCGTCGGGTCGGCGCCGGCGCGCGCCCGCAGCAACGGGCCGGTGAGCGCCAGGCCGGCGCCGCCGAGCGCGGCGCGTAGGACGGCGCGACGCGAGAGCAGGGTCACGGCTGGACGCTCGCCGGCGGCATGGGGTGGCGCCGACGCGTCAGCGCTTGCGGACGATGGTGAGGCCGTCCGACACCGAGATCATCACCGCCTCGACGCGCTGGTCGGCGGCGAGGTGATCGTTGAGCTGCTGCAGCGCCCGGGTGTCGTCCGACGGCGTCTCCCGGTCGAGCACCTGTCCCATCCACAGCACGTTGTCGAAGACGAGCAACCCATTGCGGCGCAGGCGCGGCAGCAAGGCTTCGTAGTAGTCGCGATACGAGACCTTGTCGGCGTCGATGAAGGCGAAGTCGAAGGTGCGGTCGGCCGGGAGCGCGCGCAGCGTCTCGAGCGCCGGCGCCAACCGCAGCTCGATGCGCTCGGCGACGCCGGCCTTCTCCCAGTAGCGCCGGGCGATGGCGGTCCATTCGTCGCTGATGTCGCAGCAGAGCAGGCGGCCATTCGGCCCGAGCGCGCGGGCGACGCACAGGGCGCTGTAGCCGGTGAAGGTGCCGATCTCGATCGCCGAGGTGGCGCCGATGGCGCCGACCAGGATCGACATCAGCGTTCCCTGCTCCGGCGCGATCTGCATCACCGCAATCGGCCCGAGCGCCTCGGTTTCCCGCGCCAGCTCGGCGAGGAGCGGATCGCCGTTGTGCCCATGGGCGACGAGGTAGTCGTACAGCGGCTCGGACATCGGAATGAACTTCATGTCCCTGCGCCTAGCACACGGCGGTTGGTGGAACGAGCCGCGCGGCGGCGGTCGGGTCAGCCGCCGCGCAGGGCGGAGAGGCTGGCGGCGAGCTGGTCGGCGCGGCGTTGGCGCAGCCAGGCGTGCAGCAACTGGCCGCGGACCGTCTCGAAGGGCGGCGGAGCGCCGGCGAGGCGCTCGTCGACCCAGACGATGTGCAGGCCGTACGAGCTGGCGATCGGCGCCGACCATTGGCGCGGCGGCAGGGCCAGCGCGGCGGCGGCGAAGGCCGGGCCGAAGATGCGGGTCAGCTCGGCCTCGGTCGCCGGACCGATCCGGGCGCCGCGCGCGAACGGATCGCCGAGCCCGCTGCCGGCGTCGGCGCCCTGGTCGCGCAGACGCAGCGCCAGCACGCCGGCGTCCTCGCCCAAGCGCGCGCCGTGGCGATCGCGGTTCAGGTAGACGTGGGCGAGGCGGACGCGCGGCGGCGGCGCGTAGTCGTCGCGGTGCTGGTCGTAGTACGCGCGCAGCTCCGCCTCGCTCGGCAAGGCCGAGGGCGGGAGCGTCTTGGCCGTCAGGTGCATGAGGT
It includes:
- a CDS encoding peptidyl-prolyl cis-trans isomerase, with amino-acid sequence MRAPGLRFALAGAALFVVVDRSPAPAPATRIAADANAGAAGTDDALLFDVALDAAVDRTDPLVRARLANLGRYLSLVPAAADDGAAERAARALGLVHSDPIIRRHLIDLMHLTAKTLPPSALPSEAELRAYYDQHRDDYAPPPRVRLAHVYLNRDRHGARLGEDAGVLALRLRDQGADAGSGLGDPFARGARIGPATEAELTRIFGPAFAAAALALPPRQWSAPIASSYGLHIVWVDERLAGAPPPFETVRGQLLHAWLRQRRADQLAASLSALRGG
- a CDS encoding sodium:proton antiporter, translated to MDLLHILPFAAMLVGIALMPMLIPHLWEHPLAPAILSAACAIPAIADAAVSGHLAEVAEGLEEYIAFIALISALYVTAGGIHISGNPRGTPLVNVAFLAIGAVAASLIGTTGASMLLIRPLLDANRERKHKTHIVIFFILVVSNTGGLLTPLGDPPLYLGYLNGVPFFFTLRLFPAWLIAQGLLLTIFFLWDSRTIQRESAADLLRDQIERSDLKMDGAVNIGLALAIVVISAAGTPSPWRELLFAAVIATSLFVTPTRVREANTFHYGPLREVALLFLGIFITMVPALEALRHHAPHLPVGSPTGLFLLTGVLSSVLDNAPTYLIFANLAAERSGAGGDLGVLAAHAPALLAAVSVGAVFMGANTYIGNGPNLLVKAVAESAGEARVAMPNFLAYAGYAIAILAPVYVAVMLFIL
- a CDS encoding class I SAM-dependent methyltransferase, with amino-acid sequence MSEPLYDYLVAHGHNGDPLLAELARETEALGPIAVMQIAPEQGTLMSILVGAIGATSAIEIGTFTGYSALCVARALGPNGRLLCCDISDEWTAIARRYWEKAGVAERIELRLAPALETLRALPADRTFDFAFIDADKVSYRDYYEALLPRLRRNGLLVFDNVLWMGQVLDRETPSDDTRALQQLNDHLAADQRVEAVMISVSDGLTIVRKR
- a CDS encoding DUF839 domain-containing protein gives rise to the protein MTLLSRRAVLRAALGGAGLALTGPLLRARAGADPTPPALQPPDANGLRLLPGFTSRIVARAGEPPVRGGRYRWHASPDGGAVFAAPRGGWVYVSNSELNFGQGGAGALRFDAAGTVVDAYPILHGTSLNCAGGATPWRTWLSCEEFPLGRVWECDPFGKRPGIVRPALGVFAHEAVAVDPVRRQLYLTEDAPDGRFYRFTPHQVFHSGAYDLADGLLEVAEVPDGGSLVSGPVSWRPVPDPGAIAASTSQQVSTSTAFPGSEGIAIHDDVAYFTTKYDNRVWALDLARQAIGVLYDDDRYEDPVLTGVDNVAISPGGSVLVAEDGGDMQVVAIVPGGPVYPIAQVVGHIDSEITGPAFDPSGTRLYFSSQRGPGGLITQGITYEVRGPFATI